ACGGGATCTATGTCACCAACGTGCCCGACTTCTGCTATGACGAGGTGTCGGATACGGCCATGAGCCTGATCCTGGCGGTGACCCGCAAGGTGGTCAGGATGCACAGCCTGGTTTCCCGGGGGGTCTACAACCGCAAGCTGGCCATGCCCGTTTTCAAGGCCCGCGGCCAGACGCTGGGACTGCTGGCCTTCGGTCGCATCGCCCGAGCGGTGGCCCGGAAGGCCGTGCCCTTCGGCTTCCGGGTCCTGGCTCACGATCCCTACGTGCAGCCCGAAGCCCTGGCCGGCCAGGCGGTGGAGCTGGTGGGACTGGAGGAGCTGCTGACCCGTTCGGACGTGCTGTCCATTCACGCTCCCCTGACCCCGGAGACCCGTCATATCGTCGGTGAGTCCCAGTTGCGCCTGATGAAGCCCACCGCCTACCTGGTCAACACCTCTCGCGGGCCGGTGGTGGATCAGAAGGCCCTGACCCGGGCCCTGCAGGAAGGATGGATCGCC
The genomic region above belongs to Acidobacteriota bacterium and contains:
- a CDS encoding C-terminal binding protein, encoding MFKVVAVDSVRMVPTVEREILAEAGAELFTADCHGEEDLIRATRDAHGLLVSLSHITRRVMASWSQARVIARYGIGVDTVDLDAATEHGIYVTNVPDFCYDEVSDTAMSLILAVTRKVVRMHSLVSRGVYNRKLAMPVFKARGQTLGLLAFGRIARAVARKAVPFGFRVLAHDPYVQPEALAGQAVELVGLEELLTRSDVLSIHAPLTPETRHIVGESQLRLMKPTAYLVNTSRGPVVDQKALTRALQEGWIAGAGLDVLEKEPPDPRDPILGLDNVVLTPHYASYTEEAYVEVREKAARQVVQVLRGEVPTYLVNREVLQRKG